TTTGCAAAAGTAATTTTTAAATTGAGATTGCCAAGAAAATAATCATAAATCTCAATTTATTTTTATGATTATTAATTGATAACGAATAAATTACAGATTTATTAGCCCTTTTTTTTAGGAATCCATTTTATTTCACTCGCTTGTAAATCATTTGACAACTTTCGTGCCAATACAAAAATGTAGTCCGAAAGCCGATTTATAAATGAAAGTACAGAAACATCGAAAGGTTCATTTTCAAACAATAAAGTAGCCATGCGTTCTGCCCTTCTGCAAACGGTACGTGCTATATGACAGTATGACACTATTGTGTGTCCGCCAGGTAGAATAAAATGCGTCATTTGAGGTAATTGACTATCCATTTCATCTATCGCATCTTCTAAAAATTGGATTTCTTCAGTACCTACTTTAGTAATTTTTAAGCGTTGTTTGCCATTTTTGAGCGTTTCTTTTTCTGGGTCAGTTGCTAAAATTGCTCCTACCACAAATAAATGTTGTTGTATTAATATAAGTTGATCTTGATATCTTTTGTCAATATTTTGATCTCTAATAAGTCCTAACCAAGAGTTTAATTCATCTATTGTTCCATAGCTATCAATGCGAACATGATGTTTAGGTACTCGAGTACCACCAAATAGTCCGGTTGTACCGTCATCCCCTGTTTTGGTATATACTTTCATTTTTTAAATTGGATTAATGTTTTTGGTAAGGAATGTATTCCTTAATTGAGCTAGGTGAATGAGTTTTACGAACTATTGTTCGTTGTCTTTTTTTTCTTTCCTAGTATAATCACCCATAAATTTCCTTGATTTACGGTTATTTTTCTTGCCTCTACTAGTGATACGAATTGCTAAATAAATGGCAAATACCACTCCAAGGGTTATATAAATTGTATTATTGCTCATTAAGTATTGCTTTAGTTTAAAATTACTGGTTTAAATCCGTATTTTAAAATGTTCTTTTGCTTGTTCTTTTCTAAAAAACACGGCGCCGCAATAAAACATATCGATTGTGACCCTAACGTTATGTTCTGATTTTAAATTTTTCCAACTCTCTAGATTTCTTTTGTTTTTATGTATTCCGTCTAAAAGAAGCATGCGGTCATTTGATCCATTGCGGAAGTCTAAATTAATGTTGCTTAGGTCAGAGATATTTGCAAGGACAACGTCCGCATTGTTTTCAATAAATGAAATATCAGGGCAATGCCATTCAACGACTTCTTCGGATGCTTTATAATCTCCCACTAAAAAAATTGACTGGTATTTAAAATATGTTATGCTCTTAACCACCAATTTTAAAGATATTGGAAGCTTTAATTTCTTATTTTGATATAGACATTTTGTAATATAATCGTACACAAAGGGAGAATGAATTCCGTGTTGATTGTTTGCAGTTAGATAAAATTTAATAAACGATATAAAGCGAAACACTAGTTACTTTTTCAAATTTCACCAAAAGTAAAGATTGCGGTTGTATTTAGAATTGTAAAATTTAAAAAGTAGGTTTTGGTAAGAAATGGGGCAGGTATAAGATTGGGGTGTAAAGACAATTTAATTACTGAATTAAGAAAGTTTAGCGTTGTTCATTTTTGTTTTGAATTCTAAAGCGTTGATGATCCTGTTGTTTTTGTTCTTATATAACCTGGCAACTTCGATTTTATTTTGAGTTTCCATCATTGGAAAAAAAAATTCATTACTTTCAATTGTTTGAACCTTCTCAACTTGTACTGTTTCGATCACTACAGAAATATTCTCGTTGTTAGCTTGCGCTTGTACTAAAAAAGTAGTGAAGAAAAGAGCGGTTAAAAGAATAATTGATTTCATACTATTTGTTTTACACTGCTAAAGTACAAGCAAGCTCAAACATATTTCTTCACTTGTCGTTGGGCGTCATTTTACTATAGACGAATGGTAAAAACCATTCGTCTATTATTATTAGCGCAACTTAAAAATGTGAAGTCTGTGGTCTATAATATTGGTTAATCTTCCATTAAAGCAGAAAGCTCAAACCAACGTTCGGTTTTAGTTTCAATGGCATCGGTAACCTCTTTAAGTTCAATAGAAAGGTTCTTTATGTCATCTCCACTTAAAGAACTATCTGTAAATTTATCTTGTAAATTAACTTTCTCTTTTTCTAATTTCTGAATTTCACGTTCTAATTTTTTGTACTCCTGTTGGTCTGCATAAGAGATTTTTGGAGAAGCATCTGGTTCTTTCCAGCTGGTTTTAGTATTGCTTTGAACTTCCTTATGCTCTCTTTTTTCTTGAATTTGACTGTCTTCGTAAGCTCTATAATCTGAGTAGTTGCCTGGGAAATCCTCAACAACTGCATCACCTCTAAAAACAAATAGATGATCCACAATCTTATCCATAAAGTAGCGGTCGTGAGAAACGACCATTAAGCATCCTTGGAAATCCATTAAAAAGCTTTCCAATACATTTAGGGTTACAATATCTAAATCGTTAGTAGGCTCATCTAGAATTAAAAAATTAGGGTTTTGTATCAATATTGTACACAGGTATAGTCGCTTACGCTCACCACCACTTAACTTGTCTACAAAATCATATTGTTTTTTTCTATCGAATAAGAACCGTTCTAACAACTGTTGTGCAGAAATTTGTCTTCCTTTCATTAACGGAATGTAATCACCGAATTCACGAATAACATCAATAACCTTCTGCCCTGGCTTTATTTCAATTCCTTTTTGGGTGTAATAGCCAAATTTAATGGTGTCGCCTACAATTACTTTTCCACTATCTGGTTGATCTTGGCCACTTAGTATATTTAGAAAAGTAGATTTTCCTGTACCATTTTTACCAATAATTCCAATACGCTCTCCTTTTTGAAATACATATTCGAACTTGTTTAAAATGGGTTTATCCGGAAAGGATTTAGAGATTTTATGGAGTTCTAGAATTTTACTTCCCATACGCTCCATATTCAATTCTAACTGAACTTGGTGGTCTTTTCTACGCTGACTGGCTTTGTCCTTAATTACGGCAAAATCGTCTATTCTAGATTTAGATTTCGTGGTTCGGGCTTTTGGTTGCCTACGCATCCAATCTAATTCCTTCTTAAATAACAATTCTGTTTTATGCTGTTCTACGGCTTCTTGTTCTATACGGGCTTCCTTCTTTTCTAAGTAGTAAGAATAATTCCCTTTATACGGATAAAGTTTTCCATTTTCCAATTCTATAATTTCATTACAAACACGCTCTAAAAAGAAACGGTCGTGCGTTACCATGAAAAGGGTCATATTTTCTTTAGCAAAAAATTCCTCTAACCATTCGATCATTTCTAAATCTAAATGGTTGGTAGGCTCATCTAATATTAAAAGATCCGGCTTGTTTATTAGGGCATTTGCCAATGCCAAACGTTTCTTTTGCCCACCAGATAGTTTCCCCACTGTAGCATCTAAATCCTCTAATTTTAGTTTTGAAAGTATTTGCTTGTATTGGGTTTCAAAATCCCAAGCTTCAAAACGATCCATTGCCTCGAATGCTTTTTGGTAAGCATCCGCATCATCAGGATTTAAAAGTGCTTTTTCATAGTTCTCTAAAACTTTTAAAATTTCATTGTCCGAAGCGAAAATAGTTTCTTCCACAGTCAGTTTTGGGTCCATCACCGGCTCTTGTGCCAAAAAGGATACACGTGTAGATTTGCGGTAATTTACTTGTCCGCTATCTGGAGTGTCTGCACCAGATAATATATTAAGAATAGACGTTTTTCCCGTTCCGTTTTTAGCGATCAAAGCAATTTTTTGGTCTTTATTGATGCCAAAAGAAAGATTATCAAAAAGCACCAATTCGCCATAGGATTTCGAAATATTTTCAACGGTAAGTAAATTCATAAAAAGGTTCGCTAGATTTTTGTTTTTTTGGCTAATTCTTTACTCTTAAAGTAATATATAAGATATAGGTAACGTATAGCCAATGCTAGTAATATGATAATTAATAATATGGAGAACACCTGAACCTTAAATATCCACAGCATGCAAATAATGCCAAGTAATATGGTCAGAAATATATTGTACGTAATCATCCATGACGGAATCTTTTTTTTAATTAGTACAAATGCTATGACAATATTTGGTGCAAATGCCCAAAGGGAATTAAAGTTTGCTTTGGTCGCTAAATGATCTGTGGCAAACCAAAGGAATAGTATCAGCACACCAGCCAAACCTGTAGCTGCAAATAGCCCAAAGTCTAACCATTTATTTCTTCGTAAATTTTTATAATCGGTATAGGTAATATAACTAACCAATATCAGTAAAATACTAAGCCAAAATAAAGGAGTTAGAAATATTAAAGAGCGATATTCTTGTTCAGGAATATCTAAAATGACGGACTCACTTTTAACTATCGGCTTGCCGTCTAGTGTGGTATGTTTCATTTGTTCGTACACATAAATTGGTAAGAACAAATGTTCGTATGGGGTTGCTTCTCTGTCAATTACGGAGCCTAATGCAAGGTCAATACCAAAATTAGACCAGGTATTCGGATTCAATTTCAAACGGATCAACTCCCTAAATGTCAAGTGCTCTTTTAAGTAGTTATAATCGAATTTGAACTCATTTCCCAAAGTTTTTTCAAATACCATTGGTATTCTGGTGGCACAATTATCAAATAAGAAATCGTACTTGTATTTTTTGTTTTCAGGTAATAAGTTGCGCTCTAGAAAAGTGACAATCTGGTTGCGTTGTTCTAAGTCTACATCTAAAACTTGCTCTCTGATCCACCGTTTTTCTTGTTGGTATGAGTAATCGAAGTACTTAAAAGGAATTCTAGAAATGGTGTATGATAACTTACCTCTTGTGAAATTTAAATAGAAGTTTGGGTCTTCGAAATCATAGGTTCCATAACCGTAAACTTCATCGATACCTAGAGTTGGGTCTTGTAACCGTATAGCGCTATGTCCAAATTTGGCTGCTAAATCTTCACCTGTACCAACGGTTAATAAACTAATTTTTGATAATGGGGAGAGCTCTACATTTTGGGTGTGCCCCAAAAATAAAGTGAAAAATAGAATTAAAATTAAGATTCTTTTAAACATACTTCTACTAGCTCATAGCAGCTGCAAAGATGCGAATAATAAGATACTTAATTCCAAATGCTATTATAATTTACCATCGAAATTGGTATTGATTTTTAGTTCGACGGTAAAACTGGTTTTACTTTCTTGTTTTAAATCATAGAACCAAGAGAAATATCTTTATTTTTAACGCAGTTAAATAAGGAGTATTTTAAGATATATCCTTGCCCTATTAAAATGTACATACTGTTTAATTTAGATTCAAATGAAAAAGCATATACCTAATTTTATAACCCTTTTAAACGTTTTTTGTGGTTGCGTGGCTACTATGTTCGCTGTCATGAATAGATTGGAGCTTGCTGCACTATTTGTTGCGCTAGGTATTTTCTTTGATTTTTTTGATGGATTAGCGGCTCGTGTTCTGGATGTTAAAAGTGAATTAGGTTTACAGTTGGATTCTTTGGCCGATATGATTACTAGCGGATTAGTACCGGGTATTGTAATGTTTCAGTTATTGGCAATGGCGCAAACTAGTGGATGGGGTAACGGTTCCCACTTTTTTATGGAAGCGGGTGAATTTCAATATGATCACCTTATTCCATTTTTGGGTTTTATAATCACGATGGCCTCCGCATATCGTTTGGCTAAATTCAACATTGATGAAAATCAGACGTCGTCCTTTATTGGTTTACCAACACCTGCAAATGCGCTATTAATACTTTCATTGCCCCTAATCCTGTTATATCAAAATAATGATTTCTTAAATAGTATTATTCTTAATCAATGGTTCTTAATCTTTTTAACCTTGGTAAGTGCCTATTTATTAAATGCCAACTTACCCTTGTTTGCATTAAAATTTAAGAATACAAGCTTTAAGGATAATGCTATGCGTTACATCTTTTTGATCATTAGTTTTGTACTTATTGTAACTATGAAATTCATGGCTATTCCTTTAATTATTCTATTTTATGTAGTAAGTTCTGTCATACAAGAAAGACTTTAGATATATAACTATTTAGGATAGATGATTATGGAAAATGAAGAATATGAATATTGGTTAAGTGGTCCTTTACCAGGTGTGCCAGATTTGTTACAGCCTGCAGCACACGCATTGTTGCAATCTGAAAGAGAATTAAAAAAATACACTGCAGATTTCCCTAAAGAATTATTGTGGGCTAAAACGGCTGGTAGGGCTTCTGTTGGTTTTCATATGAACCATATTACAGGTGTGTTGGATCGTATGATGACCTATGCAAAAGGCGAATCACTATCAGATGAGCAGTTTCAATTCTTAAAAAAGGAAGGTGTTTTTAATCTCGATATCGAAATTGCCGATTTACAAGAGCAGTTTTCAGCTAAGGTTGCTGAAGCTTTAATCTATTTTAAAACAATACCAGAAGCTTCACTTACCGAAAAAAGGACGGTGGGCAGAAAGAAATTGCCATCTACCGTAATCGGACTATTATTTCACGCAGCGGAACATAACCAAAGACATATTGGTCAGTTGTTAGTTACCGTAAGCGTGCTTAAAGACAGATCTTAAATGAGTCATGTCACCTTATTATCATCCCCATTACAGGGTTTTACCGATTTTAGATTCCGCAATGCATTCCATAAATATTTTGGTGGCATCGATACCTTCTATGCACCATACATTCGGTTAAATGGTAAAATGGTGATTAAAAACTCGTATCAGAAAGATCTACAGCCGGAGAATAATACCACTTTAGAGGTTATACCGCAAGTAATGACAGGTGATGCCGATGAGTTTCTGTTCGTTATAAAGTATATACAAAGTTTAGGGTACAAAGAACTAAACTGGAATTTAGGTTGTCCGTATCCAATGGTAACAAAACAAGGCATGGGTAGCGGACTCATTTGTAATCCAGAAAAAATTGACCATATTTTACAGCGAGCCCATGAGGAAACCGATGTTGTGGTTTCTATGAAAATGCGAATGGGCTATGAGAATGCAGAAGAAATATTAAATGTTTTTCCAATTTTAGATAAATATCCACTGCGAAATATTGCTATCCACGCACGTATAGGAAAACAATTGTACAAAGGCGGCGTAGACCTTATTTCTTTTCAGAAGTGTGTTGAAAGCACCAAACATAAATTATACTATAATGGAGATATTACTACCGTTGCAAGGTTTCAGGATATGAAAGAACGTTTTCCTTCTATAGACCACTTTATGATTGGAAGAGGGTTAATTGCCGATCCATTTCTTCCAAGTATGATTAAAAATAATACCACTGAATACCCAAAAAACCGCTGGAAGATTTTCTCTGAATTTCATGATACTATCTACCAACAGTATGATGAGGCATTATCTGGGCCAACACCTATTAAAATGAAAATGCAGGGTTTCTGGGAGTATTTCGCTCATTCAACTTCTAATCCGCACAAGACTTTTAAGAAAATAAAAAAAGCAAATAATCCAAAGGCCTATCAGCAAGCGGTACGCGAGATTTTGAATAATGAGTAAAGTAACGGTTATCTTTGCAGCATTGTTTTAAAATAACTTTGTGAAAGACCTTCTTTTAATAACACCACCTTTTACCCAATTAAACACTCCCTATCCGGCAACGGCATATATTAAAGGGTTTTTGAATACGAAGGGAATTTCTTCTTTTCAGTCCGATTTAGGGATTGAGGTTATTTTGTCACTCTTCAATAAAAATACATTTCAGCAACTTTTTGATATGGCTTTTTCTTTGGATGCAATAGTGTCTGAAAACTGCAAAAGAATTTATGCCCTTCGTACTGATTATTTGAAAACGCTAGATGCCGTTATTCTTTTTCTACAAGGAAAAAATGACACATTGGCAAGGCAATTATGTACCGATAATTTTTTACCACAAGCTTCTCGTTTTGAACAGTTAGATGATTTGGAATGGGCTTTTGGAAATATGGGAATGCAAGACAAAGCCAAACATTTGGCGACTTTATATCTTGAAGACTTATCAGATTTTATTGTAGAATGTATAGACCCAAATTTCGGGTTCAGTCGATATGCAGAGCGACTTGGGCGTAGCGCAAATTCGTTTGATGAACTATATAATCACTTAAATGAAAAATCTACATTTATTGATGAATTAACCCTGAAATTATTAGCTAAGCAATTAGAAACAATACAGCCTAAATTGGTATGTTTTTCAGTGCCTTTTCCTGGTAATTTATATAGTGCTTTTCGCTGTGCGCAGTTTATAAAGGCTAAATATCCAGATGTGAAAATTGCTATGGGTGGAGGATTCCCAAATACAGAATTACGCAGCCTTACCGATGTTCGGGTGTTTGAATTCTTTGATTTTATTACCCTTGATGATGGTGAACTTCCGTTGGAGTTGGTGCATCAATATGTGGTGAATGGGGAAGGGGAATTAAAAAGGGCATTCATTTTAGAGAATAGTAAAGTAGTTTATAAAAATGATAGTTTAAGACAAGATTATAAACAGCAAGATGTTGGTACTCCAGATTATGCTGACCTTCAATTAACCAATTACATTTCGGTCATTGAAATTGCCAACCCAATGCATAGTTTGTGGAGCGATGGTCGTTGGAATAAATTGACCATGGCACATGGTTGCTATTGGGGTAAATGTACTTTTTGCGATATCTCTTTGGATTATATTAAAATATACGAACCTGTTGCGGCAAGTATTTTGGCTGACCGCGTAGAAACGTTGATGGAACAAACCGGGGAATCAGGATTTCACTTTGTTGATGAAGCTGCTCCGCCATCATTAATGAAAGCTTTTGCATTAGAAGTCTTAAAGAGGAATCTGACGATTACCTGGTGGACGAATATTCGTTTCGAGAAAAATTTTACACAAGATTTATGCCTTTTATTAAAAGCATCGGGTTGTATTGCGGTTTCTGGGGGATTGGAAGTAGCATCCGACCGATTGCTAAAACTGATAGACAAAGGTGTAACTGTAGAGCAAGTAGCCCAAGTAACACGAAATTTTACCGAAGCCAACATTATGGTGCATTCTTACTTAATGTACGGCTACCCAACACAGACTGTTCAAGAAACGGTAGATAGTTTAGAAATGGTTCGTCAGTTGTTTGAACTAGGAATAATACAATCTGGTTTTTGGCATCAGTTTGCATTAACCGCCCATAGTCCCGTTGGGCTGCATCCAGAAGAATACGGCGTACTGCCAGATTTGAAATCTATCAGCTTTGCCAATAATGACATTGATTTTATGGATAAAACGGGAGTTGATCATAGTAAGTTCAGTTTTGGGTTAACAAAATCGCTTTTCAATTTTATGCACGGCATCGGTTTCGACATGGGTTTACAAGAATGGTTCGATTTTAAGATTCCGCCATCAAACATATCCGCAGATTATATTTATAATTGCTTGCAGCAAGAAATTGTTCTGAATACGAAATCAACAGCAAAAATAGCTTGGATAGGTCCTATGCCCAGTACTGCCGAACGTGTTAAGAAGAAAAAAGGCGTAACATGGCAGCAATTAGTCTTAACTTTTCATACCAAGATGGATAGTTATGAAATTACTCTAGATAAAGACAAGGGAGAATGGTTATTGTCTGCTCTTAAATTATTAAAACCTGAAAATAAACCCGTAAGTTACGGGCAGTTGAAAAAGGATTACGAATCTCAATTAAGAGATTTTGAGCTGTTTTGGTATTCTAAGCAAGTAACAGGTTTACGTAATCAGGGATTATTAGTGCTATAAAAAATATTTATTTAATGACACCTAGAATTATTGATTTACAAACTAAAAACCTTCTGGGTCTTTCTCAACAAATGAGTTTGGTCGATAATAGAACTTTTGAGCTATGGAAGAATTTCAGAGCGCGTAGTAAGGAAGTATCAAAAAGATTGTCTGATGATTTTATTTCATTGCAAGAATATCCTAAAGATTATTTTAAGGAGTTTTCTCCCGTTAAAAAGTATGTAAAGTGGGCTTGTGTCGAGGTAGAAAATTTTGATTCTATTCCTGAAGGATTGAATAGGCTTGTTTTGGAGGGCGGACTTTATGCTGTTTTTAATTACCAGGGAACTTCAAAAAATGCACAGGCATTTTTTCAATATATTTATGGGGAATGGATTCCTAATTCTGATTATAATTTAGATGACCGTCCACATTTTGAAGTGCTGGGTGCCAAGTATAAAAACGATGATCCAAATTCAGAAGAAGAAGTTTGGATTCCAATAAAAGAAAAATGAAACAACCTGATAAAGCACCCTGGTATTATTTATTACTACTGATTTTAGCAGGGGAGAGCGTTTTTATTTTACCTTTTGTATTACAGCGAGTATTTAGACCAACAGTTTTAAAGGTTTTTGAACTTGATAATGTGTCGTTAGGACTTTGCTTTTCTGTGTATGGCTTTGTAGCCTTGGTTTCGTATTTATTAGGCGGACCATTGGCAGATAAATATCAACCTAGAAAGTTAATTGCCATTGCCCTTTGGATGACTGCATTAGGCGGACTAGTTTTTGCAACATTTCCAGATTACTTTACCTTGCAGGTGCTCTACGGTTTCTGGGGATTTACTACCATTTTTCTTTTTTGGTCACCGATGATTAAGGCTACCCGGGTTTGGGGCGGTCAAAGTTCTCAGGGTAAAGCGTTTGGACTTTTAGATGGTGGTAGGGGATTGGTAGGCGCACTATTTGGTACGTTGGGCGTACTTGTTTTTTCTTATTTTATGTCGGCGGATATAGCTGTTGCGACCTTAGAGGAAAGTAGGTTTGCTTTTAGGTATGTAATTTTAATATCAGCTGGTATTGTTGCATTGGTAGGTTTTTTGGTGTGGGTGTTCATGAAATTACCTAAGGGTCTAGAGAAAGAAATTGTTGTTGATAGAATTACTACTTCCCAAATAAAAGAAGTTTTACGTTTGCCGTCCGTTTTATTACTAATGATAATAATTCTTTGTGCATATGTTGGGTATAAAATCACTGATGTTTTTTCGCTTTATGCTCAAGATGTTATGTCATATAATGAGGTGGAATCCGCAGAAGTAGGTACATTTTTGTTGTTCGCTAGACCTATAGTTGGTGTTTTTATTGGGATAAGTGCAGACCGTTCTAGACCAAGTCTATTTTTGTTAATAGGATTTATTATCGCGTTGATTGGGTCGTTAATTTTTGCTTCGGGAATTATTTCAGAGGTTTCTTATTTTATGTTTTTATTCTCGATTATGATTGTAGCATTAGGCGTATATGCTATTCGCTCTTTATACTTTGCAGTTATGCAGAGTGGTAAAATTCCATTAATACTTACAGGTACTGCAGTGGGCTTAATTTCATTGATAGGCTATACTCCAGATATTTTTGCTGGTCCGGCAATGGGATATTTATTAGATGCTTCACCTGGACTAAAAGGTCATCAACATGTATTTTATATGTTAGCTGTATTTTCTTTTATTGGTGGTATAGCGGCGTTCAGATATTTTCAACTCTATGGTAAACCATTTAATGACCACACCAAAAAACCTTAATTTATTTTTATCTGGAATTGTAGTCATCATCGCTGGTGTTGTCTACGGTGGTCACCCTACTTATATTATGCCAGAACTTTTGGGTTTTGAAGTGATAGATTTAGAACTAAAGAATATGCTACGTGCGGTAATGGGAATTTATATAGGTGTGGGGCTGTTTTGGGTGTTAGGCTCGATAAAAGCGGAACTTTGGTATGGTGCAACGCTATGTAATGTGCTTTTTATGGGTGGAATTTCTTTTGGTAGAATAGTAAGTACACTTTTTGACGGTATATCGCCACTATTCACTCCTGCTTTAGTATTAGAATTATTATTCTTTGTATGGGGATGGTATAATCTAAAAACATTCAAAGAGTTTTAGAAAGTGATATTTTCTAAAAATCCAGTTTCTTTTTACGAAGTTCAAAATTTTGACCTAGATACACTTTACGTACCATTTCGTCCGCAGCCAAATCTTCAGGGATACCAGATTTTAAGATTCCACCTTCAAACATTAAATAAGAACGTTCCGTAATAGCAAGTGTTTCCTGAACGTTATGATCGGTAATAAGAATACCAATGTTCTTATTCTTTAACTGCGCTACTATACGTTGAATGTCTTCCACAGCCACAGGGTCAACCCCTGCAAATGGTTCATCAAGCAAAATAAATTTTGGATCGGTCGCTAAAGCTCTGGCAATCTCTGTACGTCTACGCTCACCACCGGATAACAAATCCCCACGGCTCTTACGAATATGACCTAAACCAAACTCTTCTATAAGCGACTCCATTTTCATGTGTTGCTCTTTTTTGCTCAACTTGGTCAACTGAAGTACGCTTAAAATATTTTTTTCAATACTTAGTTTTCTAAAGACCGATGCTTCTTGTGCCAAGTAACCAATACCATTTTGGGCCCTTTTATACATAGGGAATTTGGTAATCTCCATATCATCTAAATAGATGCTGCCTCCATTAGGTTTTATTAGACCAACAATCATGTAAAATGAGGTGGTTTTACCGGCACCGTTTGGTCCTAGCAGACCTACAATTTCTCCTTGGTTTACCTCA
The genomic region above belongs to Maribacter hydrothermalis and contains:
- a CDS encoding cob(I)yrinic acid a,c-diamide adenosyltransferase; its protein translation is MKVYTKTGDDGTTGLFGGTRVPKHHVRIDSYGTIDELNSWLGLIRDQNIDKRYQDQLILIQQHLFVVGAILATDPEKETLKNGKQRLKITKVGTEEIQFLEDAIDEMDSQLPQMTHFILPGGHTIVSYCHIARTVCRRAERMATLLFENEPFDVSVLSFINRLSDYIFVLARKLSNDLQASEIKWIPKKKG
- a CDS encoding ABC-F family ATP-binding cassette domain-containing protein, with product MNLLTVENISKSYGELVLFDNLSFGINKDQKIALIAKNGTGKTSILNILSGADTPDSGQVNYRKSTRVSFLAQEPVMDPKLTVEETIFASDNEILKVLENYEKALLNPDDADAYQKAFEAMDRFEAWDFETQYKQILSKLKLEDLDATVGKLSGGQKKRLALANALINKPDLLILDEPTNHLDLEMIEWLEEFFAKENMTLFMVTHDRFFLERVCNEIIELENGKLYPYKGNYSYYLEKKEARIEQEAVEQHKTELLFKKELDWMRRQPKARTTKSKSRIDDFAVIKDKASQRRKDHQVQLELNMERMGSKILELHKISKSFPDKPILNKFEYVFQKGERIGIIGKNGTGKSTFLNILSGQDQPDSGKVIVGDTIKFGYYTQKGIEIKPGQKVIDVIREFGDYIPLMKGRQISAQQLLERFLFDRKKQYDFVDKLSGGERKRLYLCTILIQNPNFLILDEPTNDLDIVTLNVLESFLMDFQGCLMVVSHDRYFMDKIVDHLFVFRGDAVVEDFPGNYSDYRAYEDSQIQEKREHKEVQSNTKTSWKEPDASPKISYADQQEYKKLEREIQKLEKEKVNLQDKFTDSSLSGDDIKNLSIELKEVTDAIETKTERWFELSALMED
- a CDS encoding lipoprotein N-acyltransferase Lnb domain-containing protein, encoding MFKRILILILFFTLFLGHTQNVELSPLSKISLLTVGTGEDLAAKFGHSAIRLQDPTLGIDEVYGYGTYDFEDPNFYLNFTRGKLSYTISRIPFKYFDYSYQQEKRWIREQVLDVDLEQRNQIVTFLERNLLPENKKYKYDFLFDNCATRIPMVFEKTLGNEFKFDYNYLKEHLTFRELIRLKLNPNTWSNFGIDLALGSVIDREATPYEHLFLPIYVYEQMKHTTLDGKPIVKSESVILDIPEQEYRSLIFLTPLFWLSILLILVSYITYTDYKNLRRNKWLDFGLFAATGLAGVLILFLWFATDHLATKANFNSLWAFAPNIVIAFVLIKKKIPSWMITYNIFLTILLGIICMLWIFKVQVFSILLIIILLALAIRYLYLIYYFKSKELAKKTKI
- a CDS encoding CDP-alcohol phosphatidyltransferase family protein codes for the protein MKKHIPNFITLLNVFCGCVATMFAVMNRLELAALFVALGIFFDFFDGLAARVLDVKSELGLQLDSLADMITSGLVPGIVMFQLLAMAQTSGWGNGSHFFMEAGEFQYDHLIPFLGFIITMASAYRLAKFNIDENQTSSFIGLPTPANALLILSLPLILLYQNNDFLNSIILNQWFLIFLTLVSAYLLNANLPLFALKFKNTSFKDNAMRYIFLIISFVLIVTMKFMAIPLIILFYVVSSVIQERL
- a CDS encoding DinB family protein; the protein is MENEEYEYWLSGPLPGVPDLLQPAAHALLQSERELKKYTADFPKELLWAKTAGRASVGFHMNHITGVLDRMMTYAKGESLSDEQFQFLKKEGVFNLDIEIADLQEQFSAKVAEALIYFKTIPEASLTEKRTVGRKKLPSTVIGLLFHAAEHNQRHIGQLLVTVSVLKDRS
- a CDS encoding tRNA dihydrouridine synthase, yielding MSHVTLLSSPLQGFTDFRFRNAFHKYFGGIDTFYAPYIRLNGKMVIKNSYQKDLQPENNTTLEVIPQVMTGDADEFLFVIKYIQSLGYKELNWNLGCPYPMVTKQGMGSGLICNPEKIDHILQRAHEETDVVVSMKMRMGYENAEEILNVFPILDKYPLRNIAIHARIGKQLYKGGVDLISFQKCVESTKHKLYYNGDITTVARFQDMKERFPSIDHFMIGRGLIADPFLPSMIKNNTTEYPKNRWKIFSEFHDTIYQQYDEALSGPTPIKMKMQGFWEYFAHSTSNPHKTFKKIKKANNPKAYQQAVREILNNE
- a CDS encoding B12-binding domain-containing radical SAM protein — protein: MKDLLLITPPFTQLNTPYPATAYIKGFLNTKGISSFQSDLGIEVILSLFNKNTFQQLFDMAFSLDAIVSENCKRIYALRTDYLKTLDAVILFLQGKNDTLARQLCTDNFLPQASRFEQLDDLEWAFGNMGMQDKAKHLATLYLEDLSDFIVECIDPNFGFSRYAERLGRSANSFDELYNHLNEKSTFIDELTLKLLAKQLETIQPKLVCFSVPFPGNLYSAFRCAQFIKAKYPDVKIAMGGGFPNTELRSLTDVRVFEFFDFITLDDGELPLELVHQYVVNGEGELKRAFILENSKVVYKNDSLRQDYKQQDVGTPDYADLQLTNYISVIEIANPMHSLWSDGRWNKLTMAHGCYWGKCTFCDISLDYIKIYEPVAASILADRVETLMEQTGESGFHFVDEAAPPSLMKAFALEVLKRNLTITWWTNIRFEKNFTQDLCLLLKASGCIAVSGGLEVASDRLLKLIDKGVTVEQVAQVTRNFTEANIMVHSYLMYGYPTQTVQETVDSLEMVRQLFELGIIQSGFWHQFALTAHSPVGLHPEEYGVLPDLKSISFANNDIDFMDKTGVDHSKFSFGLTKSLFNFMHGIGFDMGLQEWFDFKIPPSNISADYIYNCLQQEIVLNTKSTAKIAWIGPMPSTAERVKKKKGVTWQQLVLTFHTKMDSYEITLDKDKGEWLLSALKLLKPENKPVSYGQLKKDYESQLRDFELFWYSKQVTGLRNQGLLVL
- a CDS encoding GyrI-like domain-containing protein, with product MTPRIIDLQTKNLLGLSQQMSLVDNRTFELWKNFRARSKEVSKRLSDDFISLQEYPKDYFKEFSPVKKYVKWACVEVENFDSIPEGLNRLVLEGGLYAVFNYQGTSKNAQAFFQYIYGEWIPNSDYNLDDRPHFEVLGAKYKNDDPNSEEEVWIPIKEK